AGAGTCCTGGAGTAACCTCCTAGTAATCCCTGTGACTGCGTGTAGGTTAAGATTGGGTTGTAACAGTATCAGAGCGAGACGTTTCTATCTGTCAGCTTGTAATTGTTCTGTGTGGTGACATGAGCAGAGTGGCCTGACTTCTCCCACTTATTACAGATGTCCGACTTAGATATGTTGAGCATCCTGCTATGATGTCCATCACCAAGCCGGAACACTCCGATGCCAACCCTCAGAGCCAGACTGGCAGCCGGCTGGTGGCTGAGCCCGAGACCCCTGCTGTTCACAATAACAGTGGAGGCTGGCTCAGCTGGGTCTTTGGGAGTGGAAGAGTTAATAAGAAGGAGGTTCATCTACCTGAGGACAAAGACAGATCTGTAAGGAACTGGTTATTAACACTTTATTCTATGTAGAGACAATTgagtggattaaaaaaaaaataatttgtgGCTTGCTTCACATTGCTAATATCTTCTTCCTCAGATTGTCTGGGATCCAACTCTGCACAGATGGGTTAACAAAACTGAGCCCAAGGCTGAGGTACACACTTAAATTCAATGGAATTAAACAGTGAACAACCATTGTATTTCAACTGTGAAAATATTACTAACAATTTGGAAAATGTGTTGATGTGTTTTACAGAACAAGTGtgtaccaccacctccaccgATGGGGACATATGGATATCAGGGGAACACTGGCAGTGTCCCCAAAGGAGTCAATCCTTACTCTATGAAAGCAGGTGAATATTGCTTTAGAATACATGTGGTTTAACCAAGACTGTGTCAGCCAATCATAGATGGCCCTGGTGGTCTCCTGCTAACACCTTTCCCACTACCAGCAGGTCTATGGGGCAGCAGATACCCTACAATGCATTACAATGATGGAACCAACTCAAAGCCTCCAAGCCATGGGCCTGGACTGCTTCCTAGACAGCTCTCTGGCTTGCTCCCTCCTTCACACTTTGACCTCATGGCACCAATGGTTGTGCCACCTGACACTCTACCCTACTGAGGTATGACTCTGGAAAATCCTTCCAAATTGTATCCATTCATCATTAACTGAGATTTTACTTTAACATAGCAAATGGCTGAAGTAGCAAGGATGttaactattttttatttttgtccaACAGGCCATTTGCCCAGAGTGGATTTGCCATACATAGATTTTTTTCAGCATTAAAAAACTTCagcattaaaaatgtattaaaagatGATCTTTTAGTTAAATCTCTCGTTTGTGTCCTCATGTTCACATTAATTTGATGTGTTCTATCATCATTTACAATGCTTATTGCTTCTGCATTGCTTTATGTTACAGACAAGTATATATTATACACATATTTTATTTTAGACATTAGAAAAACATATTTTTGTGCATTTTGGATTTCCTACATTTACTTACTGTACAGACAAGTATATTTTATACacttcatttttttaaatatatatatacataattatTCAAATTTTTTTTATGTATTCCATAGACAACGAAATATATTTAGATGCATTTTCAATTCCTAAATGTCAATATTTTTATTTTCTGTGTCACGTGTTTATGCCCATTTATGTACATCCTGTATATATGTTACCCTTCCAATGAGCTTATTATAAACTACAACGCGAAAAGTACGGTTTACTTCACTTTTAATCATGTCAGCACAGGTAACAGCCATTTACAGTCTTTCTTTGGTTTATTATTCTTACTCTTCCCAATTTACTTAAACAATATTTCTTTATTTCCCATGGGCTTCACCAGAGTACCCCCTAGTGGCTGGAATACAACTGTATTAAGCCCCTTACAACACCCCCCTGCAAAAACGAAATGTTGTCCCAAACATTTCACTGGCCTCAAAACAAACAGAAGATGTAAGTACTGGTCATGAGAACAACGGAGAAACTGGCCTAACAGCCATATAACTATCTAGACATGTCCAGTCTGCCTTATGGGCAAAAACGCAACCCCCACTAAACATTATCACACTGTGATTAGTAAAGGTAAACAAGAAAATGTATACACATCAGAGCATCTCTAGTTGGTATCCTGATAAGAGCTTGGCAGCCCTAAAGTGTTATAGGTTAGAATGTCTCTGGGCCTCCTCTGCCGGGCTGAACGGCGGGGCAAGGTCATGGGTAACCCCAATGAATCAATGTCCACTTCATCATGAGATGATTGAGTCTCTGAGCCCTCAGCTGTTTCCATATTTACCCCTGTCCTCTCCGGGCTCTCTCTGAGGACTGGCTGGCACTCCTTCACAGTGAAGTTTCTATCAGTCTGACTCCGTTCCTCACTATTATCTGATACTAGTTGTGTGCTACTCTGTCTGCTCTCTTCATCCCTACGTGGCCTATTGATGAATACTGGATAAGAATCCTCATCTGAGCACTCAGACTCAGCGCTCTCCCCATTTTGCTGCTTTTGTTGGGGtggttcccttctccacagaACTCTACTGGGTGTTTCAACAGGTTCCTCAAATGGTAGGGAATTACATGACATGAGCATATTGCGATGCAGAACCCGGGCCCTGCCTGTGCCCCTCTCggggtttgacctcagacagGGCTGTCATCACCTTTCCTGGTTACCACCACATGTATTTGGTTCTCCCAGTGTGATCTTAGCTTTCCCGGCCCCCCACGTTCTGACATGTTCCTCACCAGTACACGATCCCCTGAGACCAGAACCGAACTCCTTTTCTTCCGATCGTAGTAGGCTTTTCTCTTTGCTGTTGATTTCTCCATGTTTCTACTGGCGATGTCATAGGCTTCAGCCATCTGTTGCTGCCACTTCTTAGCACAATACTGGTATGATTTCTCCTGTTCCTTTATCTGTAACCCAAAAACAaggtcacatttacattttacatttaagtcatttagcagacgctcttatccagagcgacttacaaattggtgcattcaccttataatatccagtggaacaaccactttacaatagtgcatctaaatctttcaaggggggggggttagaaggattactttatcctatcctaggtattccttaaagaggtggggtttcaggtgtctccggaaggtggtgattgactccgctgtcctggcgtcgtgagggagcttgttccaccattggggtgccagagcagcgaacagttttgactgggctgagcgggaactgtgcttcctcagaggtagggaggcgagcaggccagaggtggatgaacgcagtgcccttgtttgagtgtagggcctgatcagagcctgaaggtacggaggtgccgttcccctcacagctccgtaggcaagcaccatggtcttgtaaggTCAAGAGGTAGCAGTGGAGCCCTTCCAAATAGCAGGAAATACGGTGAGAACCCAGTAACATCAATGGTGGTACAATTATATGCATGAATGACCTTGTTCAGATAATCACCCCAGTTGGCCTTTTTCTCTTCATCTAGTGTGCGCAACATTGACAACAGTGTATGGTTAAATCTCAGATTCCCCTGTGGATGATATGGAGAGGTTCTGGAATTGGCTATCCCCGTACAGTTCTGTAAGGCTCTGAATAACTGATTTTCAAACTCTCTTCCCTGATCATGATGGATTTTTGACACAAAGCCAAACTTTGGGAAAAAATCATCGAAAAGCTTTTTTGCTGCAGTTTTCCCAGACTTATTTCTGGTGGGGTAGGCTTGTGCAAATTTTTTTAAGTTATCTAAAATAACTCAAATGTACTCGTAGACCCCTCTGCTTTTCGCCAaattgtcacgattcccaccgacggtggcgccccctcctgctcgggtggcgctcggcggtcgtcgtcaccggcctattagctgccaccgattcccttttgcttttccctttttttattttgtgacacctgtggtcaattagccattagaggggctatttagtttagctggcccgctcctgttcgtgcgggattaatgattgtttcttgtgtgacggcttgtgttcatgtcgacgttgttgtacgccgcatgtattttctcccctgtgtgtgagaacatttgttttttgtgagtgtatattaaaaacaccactaccctgtgttcgctgcttcctgcgcctcattcctcctccacaattaccaagccttaacagaatcccgcaccacgatagaaggcatggaatcagcgggagcagcggccactcctctgccctcgatggaggaacgcgtactccaccacacgacagtcctccatcgcatcggatcggcaatggaccagatgatggagaggatggacagatgggagagaagtggtatcctctctccacctccacctcccccgatacagccatcttcgcctcccatgacgtctggctctggcgcgcttcgtctggcgctcccgagggagtacgatggggcggcggctgggtgccaggggtttttgctccagcttgagctgtacctggccaccgtcagacctgctcccacgggggaggagagcgtgagtgccctcgtttcctgcctgacgggcagagctctggagtgggctaatgcggtctggaacagtCCAGACTCGGCGATGgaccactacccggagttcacccgccgctttcgggccgtgttcgaccaccctccggaaggaacggctgttccacctcaggcaggagacgaggagtgcccaggacttcgcgctggacttcaggaccttggctgctggggcggggtggaacgacagggccctcatagaccactaccgctgcagtctccgggcggacgtccgcagggagctggcctgtcgggacacagctctgtccctggacgaactgatagatatgtccatacgactggacaacttgctggctgcccgcgggcgttcggagagggtcctgcccgttccacccccgtgcacccccgcccctacccctatggaggtagggggggccgtgccaaggggcaccggaggaggtggctcctcctgcaccagctgtggtcggagaggacacacggccgaccggtgccggaggagccagtctgggagtcgagatggtaggcagaacacttctcggttacctcaggtgagtcagcaccagattcacccagaaccccctgttggtcatgtgtttttacctgttttgtttactaaattttttccctcttcccagcatagggcgctagtcgattcaggcgcagctgggaattttatggaccgtggacttgccattaagctgggcattccgcgggtgccgatagattcccctttccccgtgcactccctagatagccgaccattagggtcagggctagtcagggagtctacggtgccactggacatggtaacgctggggaatcataaggaacgcattcgttttttccttattgactcgcctgcgtttccggtggtgctgggggtcccctggctggctggtcacaatccccgtatttcgtggaaacagggggttctccaggggtggtcagaggagtgttcaggtaggtgtctaggagtttccataggtgccacgtcggtggagagtccagaccaggtgtccaccgtgcgcattcccccgaatacgccgatttggcgatcgctttttgtaaaaagagggcgactaaattaccacctcatcgacagggggattgtgcgatagatctccaggttaacgctgcgcttcccaggagtcacgtgtaccccttgtcacaggaggagacggcggctatggagacatatgtcacggaatccctgggacagggggtacattcggccctccatctcacccgcttcctcgagtttctttttgtgaagaaaaaggagggaggtctgcgtccgtgcattgattaccgaggtctaaacgctattacggtggggtttagttacccactacctctcatcgctacggcggtggaatcatttcacggagcgcagttcttcacaaaactggatctcaggagcgcgtataacctggtgcgtatcaagaagggagacgagtggaaaaccgcctttagtaccacatcgggccattatgagtacctcgtcatgccgtatgggttgaaaaatgctccagccgtctttcaatcctttgttgacgagattctcagggacctgcacgggcagggcgtgattgtatatatcgatgacattctgatatattccgccacccgctccgcgcatgtgtccctggtgcgcaaggtgcttggtagactgctgaagcatgacctatacgttaaggctgagaagtgtgagttttccaaacgagccgtctcctttctgggttatcgcatttccaccacgggggtggtgatggagtgtgaccgcattaaggccgtgcgtaattggccgactccaaccacggtgaaggaggtgcagcggtttttaggctttgccaattactaccggaggtttatccggggttttggccaggtagcggctcccattacctcactgctgaagggggggccggtgcgtttgcgatggtcgacggaggcggacggagccttcaagaaattgaagacgctgttcaccgacgcacccgtgttggcgcacccggacccgtctttagcgttcgtagtg
This genomic interval from Salmo salar chromosome ssa27, Ssal_v3.1, whole genome shotgun sequence contains the following:
- the LOC106588272 gene encoding uncharacterized protein, encoding MTICAISYLEIITAAEVAVQREEIVRASGLIPSQREASITAQREEILRASGLIPAQRERVLRASGLIPAQREGILPAASITARKKKILRASHLTPAQRELILLMASVTAQRKGIFPKASVPAEREEIFLTTSVPVKNGNNHPQPPPIIPMVAPLWKWDGGACTPPVDFYSKRRDVRLRYVEHPAMMSITKPEHSDANPQSQTGSRLVAEPETPAVHNNSGGWLSWVFGSGRVNKKEVHLPEDKDRSIVWDPTLHRWVNKTEPKAENKCVPPPPPMGTYGYQGNTGSVPKGVNPYSMKAAGLWGSRYPTMHYNDGTNSKPPSHGPGLLPRQLSGLLPPSHFDLMAPMVVPPDTLPY